From one Lycium barbarum isolate Lr01 chromosome 6, ASM1917538v2, whole genome shotgun sequence genomic stretch:
- the LOC132645104 gene encoding uncharacterized protein LOC132645104, with translation MAMSVAWLSPCTTNSPYKFNTTPRRFSCCSAISSQADLSTSTATTSSTIRPAVILPGLGNNSNDYEKLALILKEYGVPTAIAKVSRIDWLRNAAGLLDTNYWRGTLRPRPVLDWYLKRIDEAISQAKELAQGGNGTLSFIGHSAGGWLARLYLQEFGSSDISLLLTLGTPHQPPPKGLPGVIDQTRGLLYYVEENCAKAVYSPELRYVCIAGRYIQGSRFFDSSSTYSSEAMGDVEEPMTEVAAVSNTNAETLTGSTFRTRFVGQGYKQVCGQADVWGDGVVPEVSAHLKGALNVTLDGVYHSPVGSDDATTPWYGSPAVVEHWIRHLLV, from the exons ATGGCTATGAGTGTAGCATGGTTGTCACCATGCACCACCAATTCACCATACAAATTCAATACTACTCCAAGGCGCTTCAGCTGCTGCTCTGCCATTTCTTCTCAAGCTGATTTGTCAACAAGTACTGCAACCACTTCTTCCACCATTCGTCCTGCTGTTATTCTTCCG GGCTTAGGGAACAACTCAAATGACTATGAGAAACTGGCTCTTATATTGAAAGAGTATGGAGTACCAACAGCAATAGCAAAAGTTTCAAGAATTGATTGGCTGAGGAATGCTGCTGGTTTATTGGACACAAATTATTGGCGTGGCACCCTTCGTCCTCGTCCAGTGCTTGACTG GTACCTCAAAAGAATTGATGAAGCCATCAGTCAAGCGAAAGAATTGGCTCAAG GTGGGAATGGAACTTTATCTTTTATAGGGCATTCAGCTGGAGGATGGCTAGCACGTCTCTATTTGCAGGAATTTGGCTCCTCAGATATTTCCTTGTTACTGACCCTAGGAACCCCCCACCA GCCACCACCTAAAGGTTTGCCAGgagtaattgatcaaacaagggGCCTCTTGTATTACGTTGAAGAGAATTGTGCAAAAGCTGTCTATTCTCCAGAACTTAGATATGTATGTATAGCTGGGAG GTATATTCAAGGGTCGCGTTTCTTTGATTCAAGTTCAACATACAGCTCTGAAGCCATGGGCGACGTCGAAGAGCCAATGACAGAGGTTGCTGCTGTAAGCAACACAAATGCAGAGACTCTAACAGGCTCCACTTTTCGTACACGGTTTGTTGGTCAAGGCTACAAGCAG GTTTGTGGCCAGGCAGATGTCTGGGGTGATGGAGTTGTGCCAGAAGTTTCAGCTCATCTGAAAGGCGCACTTAATGTCACTCTGGACGGAGTGTACCATTCACCTGTTGGTTCTGATGATGCTACAACACCATGGTATGGTTCTCCTGCTGTTGTCGAACACTGGATACGACACCTCCTTGTCTGA
- the LOC132645107 gene encoding uncharacterized protein LOC132645107 isoform X3, translated as MAYSLYCSIPKKPISSIVISSPHIMFNSVHKFVPPVTPSLFPSRYCTWSSVSSSVAETDEHYRQSPRLVAKEYADLNLADKFTEDVGNLRIRQHVNPLRRALMIPAEAPNWMEVFGDATLPLMVDIGSGSGRFLMWLAKRNSSSMNYLGLEIRPKLVTRAEYWVNELGLKNVHFISTNAMVSFQRLVSTYPGPLMLVSILCPDPHFKKKHHKRRVVQKPLVDSIVNNLAHGGQVFIQSDVLDVALDMRDYFDTVPDKLVHVDSVDPSLPCDGDGWVLNNPMGIRTEREIHAEFEGCKIYRRVYKKVQH; from the exons ATGGCTTACTCGTTATACTGTAGCATACCCAAGAAACCAATAAGCTCAATCGTCATTTCATCTCCCCATATCATGTTCAACTCTGTTCACAAATTCGTCCCTCCGGTAACTCCATCACTTTTTCCCTCTCGGTATTGCACATGGTCGTCCGTTTCATCATCTGTAGCTGAGACAGATGAACACTATCGACAAAGTCCTCGACTTGTTGCCAAAGAATATGCTGACCTTAATCTTGCTGACAAATTTACTGAG GATGTTGGCAATCTTCGAATAAGGCAGCATGTCAACCCTCTGCGACGTGCTCTCATG ATTCCTGCAGAAGCACCGAACTGGATGGAGGTGTTCGGGGATGCAACATTACCTCTGATGGTGGATATTGGGAGTG GTAGTGGGAGATTTCTTATGTGGCTTGCTAAAAGAAATTCTTCATCCATGAATTATCTGGGATTGGAAATTCGGCCTAAG TTGGTCACACGGGCTGAGTACTGGGTAAACGAGCTGGGTCTGAAAAATGT ACATTTCATCTCTACGAATGCCATGGTTTCCTTCCAACGACTTGTATCTACATATCCTGGACCACTGATGCTTGTTTCGATCTTG TGCCCAGACCCGCACTTCAagaaaaaacatcataaaagaagAGTGGTGCAGAAGCCTTTGGTTGATTCCATAGTGAATAATTTAGCACATGGCGGACAG GTCTTTATACAATCTGATGTGCTTGATGTGGCACTTGACATGAGGGATTATTTTGATACTGTGCCTGATAAACTTGTACATGTAGATAGTGTTGATCCAAGTTTACCTTGTGATGGTGATGGATGGGTCTTGAACAACCCAATGGGGATAAGAACTGAAAGGGAGATCCATGCAGAATTTGAAGGTTGCAAAATCTACAGAAGGGTTTACAAAAAAGTTCAACATTAA
- the LOC132645107 gene encoding uncharacterized protein LOC132645107 isoform X2: MAYSLYCSIPKKPISSIVISSPHIMFNSVHKFVPPVTPSLFPSRYCTWSSVSSSVAETDEHYRQSPRLVAKEYADLNLADKFTEDVGNLRIRQHVNPLRRALMIPAEAPNWMEVFGDATLPLMVDIGSDLRKEIAGSGRFLMWLAKRNSSSMNYLGLEIRPKLVTRAEYWVNELGLKNVHFISTNAMVSFQRLVSTYPGPLMLVSILCPDPHFKKKHHKRRVVQKPLVDSIVNNLAHGGQVFIQSDVLDVALDMRDYFDTVPDKLVHVDSVDPSLPCDGDGWVLNNPMGIRTEREIHAEFEGCKIYRRVYKKVQH, translated from the exons ATGGCTTACTCGTTATACTGTAGCATACCCAAGAAACCAATAAGCTCAATCGTCATTTCATCTCCCCATATCATGTTCAACTCTGTTCACAAATTCGTCCCTCCGGTAACTCCATCACTTTTTCCCTCTCGGTATTGCACATGGTCGTCCGTTTCATCATCTGTAGCTGAGACAGATGAACACTATCGACAAAGTCCTCGACTTGTTGCCAAAGAATATGCTGACCTTAATCTTGCTGACAAATTTACTGAG GATGTTGGCAATCTTCGAATAAGGCAGCATGTCAACCCTCTGCGACGTGCTCTCATG ATTCCTGCAGAAGCACCGAACTGGATGGAGGTGTTCGGGGATGCAACATTACCTCTGATGGTGGATATTGGGAGTG ATCTTAGAAAGGAGATTGCAGGTAGTGGGAGATTTCTTATGTGGCTTGCTAAAAGAAATTCTTCATCCATGAATTATCTGGGATTGGAAATTCGGCCTAAG TTGGTCACACGGGCTGAGTACTGGGTAAACGAGCTGGGTCTGAAAAATGT ACATTTCATCTCTACGAATGCCATGGTTTCCTTCCAACGACTTGTATCTACATATCCTGGACCACTGATGCTTGTTTCGATCTTG TGCCCAGACCCGCACTTCAagaaaaaacatcataaaagaagAGTGGTGCAGAAGCCTTTGGTTGATTCCATAGTGAATAATTTAGCACATGGCGGACAG GTCTTTATACAATCTGATGTGCTTGATGTGGCACTTGACATGAGGGATTATTTTGATACTGTGCCTGATAAACTTGTACATGTAGATAGTGTTGATCCAAGTTTACCTTGTGATGGTGATGGATGGGTCTTGAACAACCCAATGGGGATAAGAACTGAAAGGGAGATCCATGCAGAATTTGAAGGTTGCAAAATCTACAGAAGGGTTTACAAAAAAGTTCAACATTAA
- the LOC132645106 gene encoding 2-methoxy-6-polyprenyl-1,4-benzoquinol methylase, mitochondrial — MATLVRSVARSLRRKNLSSMYSPASTLQSHATSFGFKDIAEEDKSKMVGNVFTSVASNYDLMNDLMSGGLHRLWKDRLVSKLNPFPGMKHLDVAGGTGDVAFRILENIKNVKRRAIQDALDDDLIEDTRIYVCDINPNMLGVGKKRAEERGFGRDKSLVWVEGDAEALSFEDNSMDGYTIAFGIRNVTHIEKVLAEAYRVLKKGGRFLCLELSHVDIPVYKDLYDVYSFSVIPAVGELVTGDRESYQYLVESVRRFPPQEQFAKMIGEAGFQKVEYENLVGGVVAIHSGLKF; from the exons ATGGCGACGTTGGTACGGTCAGTTGCTCGTAGTTTGAGGAGAAAGAATTTGTCCTCAATGTATTCCCCCGCCTCCACATTGCAGTCCCATGCCACCAGTTTTG GTTTTAAGGACATAGCAGAAGAAGATAAGAGCAAGATGGTTGGGAATGTATTTACAAGTGTTGCTTCAAACTATGATCTCATGAATGATCTAATGAGTGGTGGACTTCATCGTTTGTGGAAGGACAG ATTGGTTTCAAAGTTGAATCCATTTCCAGGAATGAAGCATCTTGATGTCGCTGGTGGAACAG GGGATGTTGCTTTCAGGATCCTTGAAAATATAAAAAATGTCAAACGCAGAGCTATACAAGATGCTCTTGATGATGACCTGATTGAAGATACTAGAATTTATGTATGTGACATCAATCCAAACATGTTAGGTGTTGGTAAGAAGAGGGCTGAAGAGAGAG GTTTTGGACGGGATAAGTCTCTCGTTTGGGTGGAGGGAGATGCAGAAGCGTTGAGCTTTGAAGATAACTCAATGGATGGTTATACAATTGCTTTTGGTATCAGGAATGTTACACACATAGAGAAAGTTCTTGCAGAAGCATATAG GGTGCTTAAAAAGGGAGGAAGGTTTCTTTGCCTTGAACTAAGCCACGTTGATATCCCGGTTTATAAGGACTT GTATGATGTCTACTCATTCTCAGTCATCCCTGCAGTTGGTGAGCTTGTGACAGGTGATCGAGAGTCTTATCAGTATTTGGTTGAGAGCGTCCGCCGTTTCCCTCCACAG GAGCAATTTGCCAAAATGATTGGAGAAGCTGGATTTCAAAAGGTAGAATACGAGAACCTTGTTGGTGGAGTTGTCGCAATCCATTCAGGGTTGAAGTTTTAG
- the LOC132645107 gene encoding uncharacterized protein LOC132645107 isoform X1, whose protein sequence is MAYSLYCSIPKKPISSIVISSPHIMFNSVHKFVPPVTPSLFPSRYCTWSSVSSSVAETDEHYRQSPRLVAKEYADLNLADKFTEDVGNLRIRQHVNPLRRALMIPAEAPNWMEVFGDATLPLMVDIGSDSIVLWSCNFLDLRKEIAGSGRFLMWLAKRNSSSMNYLGLEIRPKLVTRAEYWVNELGLKNVHFISTNAMVSFQRLVSTYPGPLMLVSILCPDPHFKKKHHKRRVVQKPLVDSIVNNLAHGGQVFIQSDVLDVALDMRDYFDTVPDKLVHVDSVDPSLPCDGDGWVLNNPMGIRTEREIHAEFEGCKIYRRVYKKVQH, encoded by the exons ATGGCTTACTCGTTATACTGTAGCATACCCAAGAAACCAATAAGCTCAATCGTCATTTCATCTCCCCATATCATGTTCAACTCTGTTCACAAATTCGTCCCTCCGGTAACTCCATCACTTTTTCCCTCTCGGTATTGCACATGGTCGTCCGTTTCATCATCTGTAGCTGAGACAGATGAACACTATCGACAAAGTCCTCGACTTGTTGCCAAAGAATATGCTGACCTTAATCTTGCTGACAAATTTACTGAG GATGTTGGCAATCTTCGAATAAGGCAGCATGTCAACCCTCTGCGACGTGCTCTCATG ATTCCTGCAGAAGCACCGAACTGGATGGAGGTGTTCGGGGATGCAACATTACCTCTGATGGTGGATATTGGGAGTG ATTCCATTGTCCTATGGTCTTGTAATTTCTTAGATCTTAGAAAGGAGATTGCAGGTAGTGGGAGATTTCTTATGTGGCTTGCTAAAAGAAATTCTTCATCCATGAATTATCTGGGATTGGAAATTCGGCCTAAG TTGGTCACACGGGCTGAGTACTGGGTAAACGAGCTGGGTCTGAAAAATGT ACATTTCATCTCTACGAATGCCATGGTTTCCTTCCAACGACTTGTATCTACATATCCTGGACCACTGATGCTTGTTTCGATCTTG TGCCCAGACCCGCACTTCAagaaaaaacatcataaaagaagAGTGGTGCAGAAGCCTTTGGTTGATTCCATAGTGAATAATTTAGCACATGGCGGACAG GTCTTTATACAATCTGATGTGCTTGATGTGGCACTTGACATGAGGGATTATTTTGATACTGTGCCTGATAAACTTGTACATGTAGATAGTGTTGATCCAAGTTTACCTTGTGATGGTGATGGATGGGTCTTGAACAACCCAATGGGGATAAGAACTGAAAGGGAGATCCATGCAGAATTTGAAGGTTGCAAAATCTACAGAAGGGTTTACAAAAAAGTTCAACATTAA